DNA sequence from the Penicillium psychrofluorescens genome assembly, chromosome: 3 genome:
GTTGGGACAAGATAGGCTGGAGATCACTCCGGGGCAGATGCAGTAGCATGGCGGCGTAGGCGATTGTCAGGTGTGCTTGGAAcatcatctcatccacaTTCCCGTACGGATCGACGATATCCAGCTTTTTGGGTGGGAGGTGGTTGATCCAGCTCACCAGCGCATTCTCCACCGATTGAAAGTGGTCGCGGTGACACTCGCGCAGCCGGTTCAGCACCAAGACCCGACATAAGATCGTTGTGGCGTCAATGCGGTAGCTGAATGATGAAAACACGGTCTCTTCGGGAGCAAAGACTCTCCGCTTGAAATCGAGAATCATTCGAGGTTTGGGAACGTCGCAACCACCATTATACTCCGATTCCTCACAAGGCAAACCCACTTCCGGTGGCACGGTGCCGCAACGAAATGTGATTGTTTTGAGCGGAACAGCCATGTATATATCGATAATGTATAGCTCCCACCACGTTCGTCGCATACTCTCTGCTTCCAGTGATCGCTCTGGTTGTGCAGCCGAAGCGAATTCCCATCGGTTCATGCCGAGCTCGAGAGCAATCTCGATGCTATTAGAAAATGCCGTTTGAGCTTCAGGCCATTCCCCACGAGAATACAAGGCAATAGAGTAGATCAACCACGCCTGAATCATACATGGCGACCGGTCTGGACTGGAGGCCAGCTCCACCGCGACTTTGTCCTTGTATTGCTGTCTAGGACTGGATGGAATGTAGTGAGACCCCACGAAGTTTACCACCAGCTGGAGAAAATAAGGGTAATTGCGGTCGTTATATGAGGAACTCGGCACCAGGATCGGATGCGCGACATGAAAGTTCTCATAGTACAGTCGCAGCAACCGATCATCGGAGATCCACGACCTACCAGCTGTTTCCAAGGGGGGTTGATCGGTATGATTCCGTGGAAGCATCGCCGGCCATGGACTTTGGTCCATAGTCATATGTGGAAGACTGGGCTGAGCACGTCTTTGCGATGGAGTGCTGCTGGGTGTGACATTATTCTGGACCGAGCCAGACCCCGGCATGAGCATTATCGGAGTAGAGGTGGCCTGATGTCTGGTTTTAACATGATGAATCCCGACTATACTAGGAAAACAGAATACTGACTGTGGTTTTATTTGCCTGGCATCGAGCTTTCCGACTCCCGCCACGACGAGAAGGCAGATACTGACACGACAGCGAACCCTGCACACAACGCGAGCATGCCGGTTTCTTAGCGTCGCATTTGAGATGCTGCTTCCTGCATTCAGTACAGGCTAGAGAGCACAGCCCGGTTTCTTTGGATCGTCGGGCCATTATTTCTGGGAGTTGTAGTTGGCAGAGAAAAGATACGGCAGTCGGCGGTAGGATCAGAGTGAGAGCCCGAGCCAATCACAGCCCGCATTGCAAAGCCCGAGATGAACGGCAAGAAATTGTTAAGACATTAAGGACTATCGTAACCTCAAACAGTAGTACAAGCAAATAAACAAAcacaaagaagaaaaatacAAAATGCATCCTATCCAAAAGCACTCCTGTTCCTCCCCGAAGCGCTATGCGAGAAAGAAATCCACTCCGAAGAGCTGCACCCAAGAACTAACTAACCCGCTCAAATACGACCCCTCGTCCATGCAGAAAACACGGCTCAGAAGCAAACATTACAGATAAGGCATCCACAAAGCATCGCACGACGCCAGGTGCTGG
Encoded proteins:
- a CDS encoding uncharacterized protein (ID:PFLUO_005697-T1.cds;~source:funannotate), whose translation is MLMPGSGSVQNNVTPSSTPSQRRAQPSLPHMTMDQSPWPAMLPRNHTDQPPLETAGRSWISDDRLLRLYYENFHVAHPILVPSSSYNDRNYPYFLQLVVNFVGSHYIPSSPRQQYKDKVAVELASSPDRSPCMIQAWLIYSIALYSRGEWPEAQTAFSNSIEIALELGMNRWEFASAAQPERSLEAESMRRTWWELYIIDIYMAVPLKTITFRCGTVPPEVGLPCEESEYNGGCDVPKPRMILDFKRRVFAPEETVFSSFSYRIDATTILCRVLVLNRLRECHRDHFQSVENALVSWINHLPPKKLDIVDPYGNVDEMMFQAHLTIAYAAMLLHLPRSDLQPILSQPDDRFWPGAPAHLSSTFTRLVHSIKATEASRRMSDSISICPNISKHTPFVIPALALCGMIQIATSTSHSEECFDHHCNRVTLILGCLKSTKRTWNLAEAAYQCVRSSASDILSDSMEKQNAEPLDRLIPTQQTPSDPGRTTPATRAAPNVMDGHDLVLPELSPAFLDPTCYNASFFSAMPEFDIN